The following coding sequences lie in one Haematobia irritans isolate KBUSLIRL chromosome 3, ASM5000362v1, whole genome shotgun sequence genomic window:
- the pcm gene encoding 5'-3' exoribonuclease pacman, translating into MGVPKFFRYISERYPCLSELAREQCVPDFDNLYLDMNGIIHNCSHPDDTNIHFNITEEDMFKDIFNYIDKLFFLIKPQKLFFMAIDGVAPRAKMNQQRSRRFRSAKEAETLERLALSRGEVREHVRFDSNCITPGTEFMDRLHEALRYFIKSKISADPMWQKCRVILSGHNAPGEGEHKIMDYIRYLKSQNDFDPNTRHCLYGLDADLIILGLCTHELHFVVLREEVKFGRKNKKASVEETRFFLLHLGLLREYLELEFDELKVYPDFDIAKLIDDWVLMGFLVGNDFIPHLPFLNISSNALPLLYKTYKNVYPELGGNINENGKLNLERLEKYFEALSEVEFENFQENYADLKYFNAKKNGVDEAFDFDVSEINAEKTDDDLAALIESSRQFLDDEEDLSDEEQHINDEFENYKRNYYMNKLNQENSDSSYKKEQAICYITALQWILDYYYRGVRSWGWYYPHHYAPFISDLKNFKDHKITFDMGKPFLPFQQLLAVLPAASKSLLPAAYRELMTSPSSELIDFYPEDFETDLNGKINEWEAVVLIPFIDEKLLLQAMESCNQNLTLEECKRNQHGPMLQYDYNPESQGQTPGIFSLKPLYKVFCTEKPFWSKDIMVPSESTVCVELPNASRSVFFPGFPTMRHLDYKFELRCARVKVFDFPARNENMILQPVPRKNFDDIFSVAEQMLNQIVYIGWPHLVKAKVVGISSKEKYIDVDGIKDMEPKIYDLHLKAVNEHLLSRMGIEFADLSVLVHVRTYVGSSYICGSQGKVSLNEMWSSTTTAYPAQGVVSQIAVQNTLTNQVKKIEHLFPENSRIFFVGSPYYGSEGIVMNPMLVYECGRLKVNITVLPEPDFSEAKYIQNHLENDYITSYQAAAEIGIQNKCLARLTGSVLVVKGARRPKADLPNNLAKINIGLQFKFFKSQEELVGYTRRINNQWFMSSKAIALVQSYVEKFPMVIEYLSTSNERSDLFFEQDIFPNDVGEGKLEAIAAWLKDQPHTKAEKIACGSKTMEKEAVEKVLDAIEELKTLPVKTVKLQVKPHLLLKPDVSLPSIYKPKRSIQLFDRVVVVKTTYMVPLGSKGTVIGVYPVSDPNPVRLECVKAVDNFYEVLFDKNLPNGNDVHGIAAQRVYKVPESSVLLIFTQGGNNGQFYEAKQQLEESKNEMAAKIKSQSSISNVTTADNDIHKIPQIVQKGSNDFWMPSANTKIKHSGNGGISTIAHHSSEVKTTGKQEDQCSPMKVHQNHIINSCREATSSDRQEYQDGTNVLKSMLGLAATAQPPMSSTASSPNVYKPQLPKPPTSWRSDAQKFPLPQTYPRPPFDTNAPLAVIGGTVIPLLTPNQFCMPAFARNTDQKQPVTQFTQNQYPGQMFNSNSLNQKGAFIPLQVARGNSQKPATAATTTSAMKTNNMVESRPTALETTSALTQNFSQLTTANTDEGNIPNSNSEAPKTTYGRKKPPRVPKIGAKFDFAN; encoded by the exons atgggTGTACCGAAATTTTTCCGCTACATAAGCGAAAGGTATCCTTGTCTCAGCGAATTGGCCAGAGAGCAATGC GTTCCAGACTTTGATAATCTATATTTGGATATGAATGGCATTATTCACAATTGCTCCCATCCCGATGATACAAACATCCATTTCAACATCACTGAAGAGGATATGTTTAAGGACATATTCAACTATATTGacaagttgttttttttaattaaaccacagaaattgttttttatgGCCATAGACGGCGTGGCCCCTCGTGCAAAAATGAATCAACAGCGTAGTAGACGTTTCCGTTCAGCAAAGGAAGCTGAAACTTTGGAACGTTTAGCACTAAGCCGAGGAGAAGTAAGAGAACACGTACGATTCGATAGCAATTGTATTACACCAGGAACAGAATTTATGGATCGTTTGCATGAGGCTTTGCGCTATTTCATAAAAAGCAAAATCAGTGCTGATCCTATGTGGCAGAAGTGCAGAGTAATTCTAAGTGGCCACAAC GCTCCAGGAGAAGGTGAACATAAAATAATGGACTATATACGTTATCTAAAGTCACAAAATGATTTCGATCCCAATACAAGACATTGTCTCTATGGTCTGGATGCAGATTTAATTATATTAGGTTTGTGTACCCATGAGTTACATTTCGTTGTCCTTCgagaagaagtaaaatttggacgcaaaaacaaaaaagcttCAGTAGAAGAAACACGATTCTTTTTACTACATTTGGGATTACTAAGAGAATATTTAGAACTTGAATTTGACGAGTTGAAAGTATATCCCGATTTTGACATAGCAAAACTAATTGACGACTGGGTCTTGATGGGTTTCTTGGTTGGAAATGATTTTATACCACACTTGCCATTTTTGAATATATCGTCAAATGCTTTGCCATTACTTTATAAGACGTACAAAAACGTCTATCCAGAATTGGGTG gaaatattaaCGAAAATGGCAAATTAAATTTGGAGCGTTTAGAAAAGTATTTTGAGGCCTTATCTGaagttgaatttgaaaatttccaagaaaattatgccgatttaaaatatttcaatgcaAAGAAGAATGGGGTCGATGAAGCTTTCGATTTTGATGTAAGCGAAATAAATGCTGAAAAGACAGACGATGATTTGGCGGCATTGATTGAAAGCAGCAGACAG TTCTTAGATGACGAAGAAGATTTGTCAGATGAAGAGCAACATATCAATGACGAGTTTGAGAACTACAAGCGCAATTATtatatgaataaattaaatcagGAAAACTCTGATAG TTCATACAAAAAAGAGCAAGCAATCTGCTATATAACTGCATTGCAATGGATACTGGACTACTATTATCGTGGAGTTCGTTCGTGGGGCTGGTATTATCCACATCATTATGCTCCCTTTATAAgcgatttgaaaaattttaaagatcatAAAATTACATTTGATATGGGCAAACCCTTCTTACCTTTCCAACAG TTATTGGCAGTTTTACCAGCAGCTAGTAAATCACTATTACCAGCTGCATACCGAGAACTAATGACGAGTCCTTCAAGTGAATTAATCGATTTTTATCCCGAAGATTTTGAAACAGATctcaatggaaaaattaatgAATGGGAAGCTGTTGTTCTCATACCCTTTATAGACGAA AAACTATTATTGCAAGCCATGGAATCATGTAATCAGAATTTAACATTAGAAGAGTGCAAACGAAATCAACATGGTCCAATGTTACAATACGATTACAACCCAGAATCTCAGGGGCAAACACCAGGAATTTTCTCTCTAAAACCtttgtataaagttttttgCACAGAGAAGCCCTTTTGGTCTAAGGACATAATGGTACCATCAGAAAGTACTGTATGTGTCGAGTTACCAAATGCTTCACGGTCTGTATTCTTTCCTGGTTTTCCGACAATGAGACATTTAGATTATAAG TTTGAATTGAGATGTGCTCGAGTTAAGGTTTTCGATTTTCCTGCACGTAATGAAAACATGATACTTCAACCGGTACCtcgtaaaaatttcgatgatattttctCGGTGGCTGAGCAGATGCTTAATCAAATTGTCTACATAGGTTGGCCACATTTAGTAAAGGCCAAAGTTGTGGGAATATCgagtaaagaaaaatatatagacGTTGATGGTATTAAAGATATGGAGCCAAAAATATACGATTTGCACTTGAAAGCTGTAAATGAACA tttattatcaCGCATGGGCATAGAATTTGCCGATTTGTCTGTATTAGTCCATGTACGAACCTATGTTGGGTCATCTTATATATGTGGCAGCCAGGGTAAAGTttctttgaatgaaatgtggagCTCAACAACAACGGCATATCCGGCTCAAGGAGTTGTTTCGCAGATTGCAGTACAGAACACGTTAACAAATCAAGTCAAAAAGATTGAACATCTGTTTCCAGAAAACAGTCGCATATTTTTTGTTGGCAGTCCTTATTATGGCAGTGAGGGAATCGTAATGAATCCTATGTTAGTGTATGAATGTGGAAGACTTAAAG TTAATATAACGGTATTGCCAGAGCCAGATTTCTCCGAGgccaaatatatacaaaatcatTTGGAAAATGATTACATAACTTCGTATCAAGCAGCTGCAGAAATTGGcatacaaaataaatgtttggctCGTCTAACAGGTTCAGTGTTGGTTGTTAAAGGAGCTCGGCGCCCAAAAGCAGATCTCCCAAATAATTTGGCGAAAATCAATATAGGACTGCAGtttaaattctttaaatcaCAGGAAGAACTGGTGGGTTATACACGGCGAATCAACAATCAATGGTTTATGTCCTCGAAGGCGATAGCTTTGGTTCAATCTTACGTTGAGAAATTCCCCATGGTTATTGAATACTTGAGCACTTCCAACGAACGTAGCGATCTTTTCTTCGAACAGGATATATTCCCAAATGATGTGGGTGAGGGTAAATTGGAAGCAATAGCAGCATGGCTCAAAGACCAACCTCATACGAAAGCAGAGAAAATAGCATGTGGTTCAAAAACAATGGAGAAGGAAGCTGTCGAAAAAGTTCTGGATGCAATAGAAGAATTAAAG ACTTTGCCCGTTAAGACTGTTAAGTTACAGGTTAAACCTCATCTATTATTAAAACCAGATGTTAGTTTACCGAGCATATATAAGCCAAAAAGATCTATACAACTGTTCGATCGTGTTGTTGTGGTGAAAACAACGTATATG GTTCCTTTAGGTTCAAAGGGTACAGTAATTGGCGTATATCCTGTGAGTGATCCCAATCCTGTTCGTTTGGAATGTGTTAAGGCTGTGGATAATTTCTATGAAGtcctttttgacaaaaatttgccaaatggcAATGATGTACATGGTATTGCAGCACAACGTGTTTATAAAGTTCCAGAATCTTCCGTCCTATTAATATTTACACAAG GGGGTAACAATGGACAATTCTATGAAGCGAAACAACAATTAGAAGAAAGTAAAAACGAGATGGCAGCAAAAATTAAATCTCAATCTTCAATAAGTAATGTCACTACAGCAGATAATGATATCCATAAAATTCCTCAAATTGTCCAAAAGGGGAGTAATGATTTTTGGATGCCATCAGCAAACACTAAAATCAAACATTCTGGTAATGGAGGCATATCAACTATAGCCCATCATTCTTCCGAAGTCAAAACAACTGGAAAGCAAGAAGATCAATGTAGTCCAATGAAAGTGCATCAAAACCATATTATCAACAGTTGCAGGGAAGCTACGTCTTCCGATCGTCAGGAATATCAAGATGGTACAAATGTATTAAAATCCATGTTAGGTTTAGCCGCAACTGCACAACCACCTATGAGTTCAACAGCTTCATCGCCAAATGTATATAAG CCGCAATTACCGAAGCCGCCAACAAGCTGGAGATCTGATGCTCAAAAGTTTCCCCTGCCACAAACATATCCCAGACCGCCTTTTGATACAAATGCCCCACTGGCCGTAATAGGTGGTACCGTAATCCCTTTACTAACTCCCAACCAATTTTGCATGCCAGCATTTGCAAGAAATACGGATCAAAAACAACCTgtgacgcaatttacacaaaatcAGTATCCGGGACAAATGTTCAATTCGAATAGTTTAAACCAGAAGGGCGCATTCATACCATTACAAGTAGCTCGTGGTAACAGTCAAAAACCTGCAACGGCAGCGACAACAACATCAGCTATGAAAACAAACAATATGGTTGAAAGTCGTCCCACTGCACTGGAAACAACAAGCGCTTTAACACAAAAT TTCTCCCAATTAACGACTGCCAATACCGACGAAGGAAATATTCCAAACTCGAATTCTGAAGCTCCAAAG ACTACTTATGGAAGGAAAAAACCACCACGTGTTCCAAAAATTggcgcaaaatttgattttgcaaattaa